The Bombus vancouverensis nearcticus unplaced genomic scaffold, iyBomVanc1_principal scaffold0030, whole genome shotgun sequence genome includes a window with the following:
- the LOC117157475 gene encoding uncharacterized protein LOC117157475, with protein MDTGSKKEINEMITKSVPGPSTTKRPKVLKEKVCRCKETIPENDIINTDNTVTDSAVHDKTENKDVKTGDVLETTIDRTKRKAAIKAAINIKKQQSTSLVTKLRRLSLDDDSNVNRKRGGRPEKKESAKSSSDEKNTKGPTKHSETKKNVLSETISKEDAIQPERIEPLKSSMTTRDIIPSARNDIEDPPMCEDALEKFTPLMNSTIDINSTYTQKMMDATAIVEPLSPIKSNETEEVQQLNQAMRLTEFEELFAEDEPSREREMSNRNMTKQDIQNEIKENAYASNLLFDADANVPVRRRIEAFERAILKLHRKKGSLEKKQISEKAVVQKLARRSVEKAKKILLAKQKKETEMMTSQLQTVRSTSVLHSKPDDDTSDDKARPSRTIPH; from the exons atggatactggatcaaagaaggagattaatgaaatgattaccaaatcaGTCCCTGGCCCCTCAACTACAAAGAGGCCGAAAGTTTTGAAGGAAAAAGTTTGTCGCTgtaaagagactatcccagaaaatgatattatcaatactgataatacagtaacagattcagcagtacatgataaaacagaaaataaagatgtaaaaactggggatgtgctggaaacaacaattgaccgaacaaaaagaaaggctgcaataaaagctgcaattaatattaaaaagcagcagtcaacgtcacttgttacaaaattacgaaggctatctcttgatgatgacagtaatgtaaat aggaaacgtggaggccgacctgaaaaaaaggaaagtgctaaaagtagttcagatgaaaaaaacacaaaaggtcctacaaaacatagtgaaacaaaaaagaatgttttaagcgaaacaatttcaaaagaagatgcaatacaaccagaaaggattgaaccattaaagtcttcaatgacaacaagagata taattccatcagcaagaaatgatattgaagatcctccaatgtgcgaggatgcacttgagaaatttactcctcttatgaattccacgatagacatcaattctacttatacgcagaagatgatggacgctaccgcaattgtagaacctttatcaccaataaaatcaaacgaaacg GAGGAGGTTCAGCAGCTGAACCAAGCGATGCGActcaccgagttcgaagaattattcgcagaagatgagccatcccgtgaaagggaaatgtctaatagaaacatgacgaaacaggaCATCCAAAATGAAATTAAGGAAAATGCGTATGCATCGAATTTGCTATTCGATGCAGACGCCAATGTgcccgtaagaaggagaatcgaggcctTTGAACGGGCAATTCTAAAATTACATAGAAAAAAAGGATCTTtggaaaaaaaacaaatttcagaaaaagccgttgttcaaaaactggcacggcgatctgtcgaaaaagctaaaaaaatcttattagcgaaacaaaagaaggagactgagatgatgacatcgcag ctccaaacAGTAAGGTCCACTTCTGTTTTGCACAGTAAACCTGACGACGACACATCGGACGATAAAGCCAGACCAAGTcgtacaattccacattag